Genomic segment of Nitrospinota bacterium:
ATTAATAAGCTGAATCTGCTCTTCCTGCCCTTTTTCCTCGTGCTTTTTCAATAAAAAGTCCAAATTTGTGGTGACGGCAGAGTATTGCTGGTCGGAAAGGTTCCCTTCATTAACCTCCTTGACGATGGTTTCAAGGTTCGTGATCTCGCGGGTGACATCTACCCCTTTGCATAAAATGGTGATGGCTTCGGTTTTTGAGGCCCTTCTGTCAGCCAGGAGGTGGGGGGCAACATCCTGTATCAAGGTGAAAATATCCTTTAACGGCTGGTTGGTTTGAAGTTCCAGCTGAATCTCCGGGTGTCTCATGAATATCATCAATTCCTTGCGAAGATCGGCGCCGGCCCCACTCTCTTCCGGGGAGAGGACGCTTGAGACCTGCTCAAGAAAAGATTCTTCCTTCCCGGTCAGGGAACCTTTGGCAGAGCTGTCCGTGAGCCGGGAGAACATCATCTTTATGTGGTCGTTCCCCTCAAGGAGGAGATTGATGATATGCGTAGTGACCTCTCTCTCCCGTTTACGGATCTTGTCAACAAGGCTCTCCATCTGATGGAGGAAAAGCTTCATCTCGGAAAGACCGAAAAGCGAACTGTTCCCTTTTAAGGAGTGCAGGCTCCTGAAAATATTATCGATCGCGCTTTTGCTTGTCGGGTCGCGTTCAAGATTGATGACATCTCTTTCCAGATCGGAGACAAACTCAGAGGCTTCTGAAAGGAAGGCGTCAAAAATCTCCTTTTCCGAATTTTTGGACATACTTTATGGAACTCTATGTAATTTCAAAATATACTTCGCCTGCCGAATATGGAAACGGTTATTCCACGTTTTTTCAATTATTGTTTAAATTTCACTTAAACGTGTATATTATATCGTCTTTTAGTTAATGAACATAAGAATGGATAATTCATTATTTTGGGTTTGGCGGGCAAACTGGAAAATTTTCAGAAGTGACGAAACAGTACAATACAGATTGTAAGTATTTTATAGTTTCTTTCCGTTTTTAAAGAGGTAATCAGGTTGGCAAAGCAGTATTGGCAGGCACGGATTGGGCAAAATATTGAAGTGGCACAGCTTTTATCCGGAGATGAGGCCATTCTGGAAAATATTGAAAAGTCGGCGGATGTAATCGTAAAAGCATACCAGGGGGGGGGGAAACTCCTTCTCTGCGGAAACGGCGGGAGCGCCGCTGATTCACAACATATTGCCGCTGAACTTGTGAGCAGGTTCTACCGGGAGAGAAAAGCCCTTGATGCCGAGGCTCTGACGGTTAACAGCTCTTCCATCACCGCTATCGGGAACGACTATTCCTATGACTCGGTATTCTCAAGGCAGGTGGAGGCAAAAGGACGGAAAGGGGACGTCCTGATAGGTATCTCAACAAGCGGGAATTCCCCGAATGTTATAAAGGCGATTGAAAAAGGGAACGAGATAGGGATGATTACGGTTGGCCTGACCGGCTCAAGGAAAGAAGCGGCGATCAACAAATCAGCTTCAATCGTAATTGGAGTTCCATCCAGCGTAACCCCCCGTATCCAGGAAATGCATATTCTGATTGGGCATATGATTTGTGAGTATATTGAGGAGAAGCTGTTTCCTTGAATCTCTGACGCAAACAAGGAATTGTTTTACGGGTGACCGGAGAATAATTCATAGCTCATAACATAAGGATTTTGGAGTTAAAGAAAATGAAGTTCGTCGACCTCTCGGCACAGCAAGGCAGAATAAGAAGCGATATTGATAGGCGGATAAACGCGGTTCTGGAACATGGGCAATACATCATGGGGCCGGAGATCGCCGAACTGGAGAAAGCCCTTGCGGACTATTTAGGAGTCAAGCATGCCATATCATGTTCATCCGGTACGGATGCGCTTATGATGGCGTTGATGGCACTCGGAATCGGCCCTGGGGATGCGGTAATCACAACACCCTTTACGTTTATCGCGACTGCGGAGGCTGTCAGCCTCGTGGGGGCAACGCCGGTATTTGCCGATATTGATCCAAGAACTTTCAATATCGACCCAGCCAAAATAAAAGGGGGAATTGAGTATGCGAAAAAGAGCGGCCTGATCCCGAAAGGGATTATAACAGTCGACCTTTTTGGTCTTCCGGCAGAATACGAGTCTATCGAAGCTATCGCGAAAGAGGAAAGCCTTTTCCTTATTGAGGACGCATGCCAGGGATTCGGCGGGGAGTACAGGGGGAAAAAACTGTGCGGATTTGGCGATTTCGCGGCAACAAGCTTTTTTCCTGCCAAGCCGCTTGGCTGTTATGGCGACGGAGGAGCGCTGTTTACAAATGACGACAAACTTGCGCACATTGCCAAGTCACTTAGAATTCACGGGACTGGAGATTCCCAATACGACAACGTAAGGGTAGGGATAAACGGCAGGATGGATTCAATACAGGCGGCAATTCTCCTGTCGAAGCTGGACATTTTCAAGGATGAAGTAGAAGCCCGTCACCGCGTTGCCGCCAAATACACCGAAGGTCTGAAAGGGGTCGTTGAAACACCATTTCTGCCTGATGGAATGCGTAGCGGCTGGGCTCAGTATTCAGTTCTCTCGGACAAGAGGGACAAAATAAGGGGACAACTGCAAAAAGAGGGGATCCCTACAGCGGTGTATTATCCAAAGCCTCTTCACCTACAGGGGGCATATGCCACCCTTGGACTCTCAAAAGGGGATTTCCCGGTATCGGAAAATGCAGCGAGTAGGATATTCAGCCTGCCGATGCATCCTTATCTCGGCGATAAGGAGATCGAATCTGTAGTTAAGGCCATTCACCGCGCTGTAAAAAGCGAGGGTTGATACCTTTCTACATCTTTTCCTTGTATCTTGAATATCCTTCTCTTAATACGATGAAGGTACAATAGCCAAAGAAGGAGAATACGACTAATATTCCCGGTAGAATTACATATTGCTTAAACAGGCGTTTGTCGGTGGAAGGATTGATGTATGAGCTGGTAACCGGCGAAACGATTGAGTATATGCCACCCTGCACGCCGGCCTCGGTTTCTTTATAATCTTCAGAAATTTCAACGCACAATGAGACCCATTTTTTGTAGTCTTCGATGATTAACACGAGCTGTTCTTCAATTTCAGTCCGTAAAGTATCTTTTCGTTCCTTTGTGAATTCCCCTCTGGGATTCTTGATGGTTTCAAGGTCATTTTTCAGAAGGGCAATCTCATATTCGATCTCCGCATAGCTATTTACGCCTTTTAATAGCCTATCGTTCAAGTCCTGAAGATACTGATTGTTTTTGCCAGCTTCTCCCGACCTGAAAACCCTTTCCAAAAGAGAGTCGTCAATGGTAGGCATTTCGCTTCTCATTAAAGGAACACTGTTTCCCGTGGTCGATCTAGCGAATGACGTTGAAGCGGATGTTACGCTTTTGGGGTTCATTATTTTATTAATGGTAGATTCCAAAGCGGCATTGTTTCTGGCAATGATCTCCTTCTCGGCAGTTTTGTCAAAATATTCCTTTTCCAGGTAAAATTTTCTTTTTTCAACGTCTTTATATATTCCAAAGTTTTTAGGTATGGAATACCAGGCACTTAGTTGGCGCGAGAGGTCGTTCTTTACATAGAAGAATGCTTCCTTGAGCGAGATTTTGTGTTTTTTCGAGATTATATTCGATAAATCCCTTGAGGCTTCAAGCTTGTTCATGGCGTCGATGAATAGCTGCAGGTTTTTGTATAGTGTGTCGTAAATATTTCCATATTCAAGCGTCACAAGCTTGTCAAATTCGATGAGCCTCAATGGGTCCGGGATATTGCTGTAGAGGTACTGCTCCTTGAACTTCATCGCCCAGAAAGTAGGGATATCACTCATGACGGTATCTCTCATCTCTTTAGGCCAGTCTTTAATTGCAGCCGTATTCTGGTTTGAATCCATATATATCTGCACCATAGACGGGTTTATCACATGAAATAGCTTTTCCTTGTCATCTTTCTTCTCATCAGCAGGTTTGCCTTCATTATTCGCATCTTTATTGTTTGGATTTTCCATGATAGTTTGCGGTTTATAGACGTTTTTAAAAGATGCGGAAAACGCGGAAATAAAATCGCTCTTTCTTATGCTTTTCAAGCCTGCCTTGTTGTACACAGCTGAAAGTATGTCAGGTGAAACCATATCATTTGGATTGAAGTTCATGCCGTTCGGATACTTCATATCCATAACTCCATTAAACTGTAGCGCCAAATCGACCGAATATCTGATGAACCGCTCATTGGATGTTTTTATCCAGTAAAAAGAGAAAAAGAGAGCTAAAAGCACAAATGTAAGGAAAGCCGCAATCCTTATTTTTCTGGAGTGTTTTAGGAGTGAATTGGCTATGCCGAATAAATCTACTTCATCGCTGTCGTCCATAAAAAGCGCCTGGTTTCTTGTCTGTTCAAAGGCCTGCATTTCACTTCTGGCTGGAAGTTTCTCTTTTTCCTTTTCACCCTTCATGTTTAACTTTTACCTTTCAAGTAATGAATTTTCAATTAAATTGAATTCGCCAATAGCCATAATAAAATCATATATGTCATATTAAAGGAAAATTCCAAAAAATCGGAAAATATGCAAATACCCTCAGTATGAGCATTTTTCAGTAAGTTAGTCTATCATCAAATAAGAAGAAAGATAAAAAATATTTAGTATTCAGTTTTTCATTTCCATTCGGATTGATTAAAACCCAATGTTCAAATGCAAGATATTCCAATAATGTGGAAGTTTTGATGATGAAGGAGAAAGACGCAACGTGGCACGCATGAATCAGGAATCTTATTCTCCCAGGATCTCAGCTCTCTCTTTCAGGAGATCGGCTTTCTTTTTCAGCAGAAACGAAATATCTTTTTGCACAAGCTCGCGCTCTTCAGCCACTAATTCAAGGTTCTGCTTTAGAGATTCAAAAATACGCTGGTTTTGCTCCTTTACGGATATATATTTTTCGTCAATTGATTGAAGGTCCTTGCCTTTTTTAAATATCTTCTCTTCCACGCTGTTTATTGCCTTCTCGTTTTGTAGGTATGCTTCTCTGTCGATTTCGACTCCCTTGGAGGCGAGCAGGGCTATTTCTAGATCATTTGGGTATTTTGATCTCAAGTAGCTAAGGATGATTCCGCTTTCAAACATGTCGCCTGCTTTTTTCATGATCTTGGACGCAGGGACAAGGTCACGATCCCGAAGCAATCCCTTTTCGTAAAATTCGAACAATTCCCATGATGCGAATTGTTGCCTGTAAGTTTTCTTCACTTTGTTGCCCTGCAAATAATAGGCCCAATACCAGCTATCCGAAAACCAGAGATAGGTTTCGCTATCAAGAAGAAGAGCTTCAAACAATAGAATTTCATACTTCTGTTCGTCCAGCAGGACTTTTGATGCTAGAGCTTTATTCATAGCAATATAGAAATTTGATGTGAGATTCAATTTTTCAAAGAATGAAACGTTGTTTTTCAGCGGTTGCACAGATGCGATCTTAACGGAAATCGCGATGAAGAATCCTGCAATAACGATGGCTACAATTTCCTTCCTTTTTTTATCCGAAATTGAGATTTTCGGCAATGCATATATTGAATTGTGATCACCATTTTCCTCTGTTTTAAAGGATTCAAGAATACGGAGAAGGAAATAGATAAAAATGAGGATAATGGGGAGTATTGCCAGTGAGGCGTAAACTCCGAAATGCCTTAATGTTCCCGCAAATATTTCAATAGGTATAATTTGCAGGTCAGGGGTTTTGAAGTGTATAGGGGTGTAATTGAAGCCTACAATCCTGCCGCCGGTATGTTCATTCAGTAACCATTGAAGGACATCGTCATACAAGCCTACTATCAGGAGGATGACCAGAATATGGAATATTGGGCCGGCGGATTCCGGCAACAGCCTTGAAAGTTCCCTGTATATTTTATGACGCATTGAGTGAGAAATAATAAATAGGGATCAGGTATCCGAAAAGTGACACCAGGTTTAATGAAATGAAAAACAGCGCAACTGTCTTTTTCAGGTCAAAGCCAGTGGCGCGCCTTGAAAATTCATTGATCCCGAACATTGCAAATATTGTGATCGGCGCGATGGCATAAGAAAGGTACCTGCCGGATACGCGGTCGACAAGTTCCGGGGAGAAGAACGTAAAGAAGATGGAGATAAATATCACGGATATAAATACGATACATAGATAAATTACCCGCATTTCTGGAGTTTGCCACTCCCCCCTGCTATCTGAAACGATGGAATTTCGGATTTTTCCTGCGACACCGGCGATAACTCCTCCAGAGAAGATCGCAAGTAAAATATAAAAACCGAAGCTCATTTTGTGTATCATCTGGCCGTATGTAAACCAAAATGTGACGAATATTATTCCCAAGCCTTTTATCCATTTGACCAGTGTGAGTAATTCCAGTTTGTCCTGGGTAGAGTAGGAAAAACTGAGCGCCAACCCAAGCCTGTCCGCAATTTGAATGACAGCTTTCGGGAACATTATTTCGCAAAAAACAGCTACCGCCAGAACCGAGATGGCGATGAAACCTATCTTTTTTATAACTTCAATTACATATTCCTTGAAAGTGGAGCCTCTAAGAATAAGCGTAATTCCTGCGAGTACCAGAGGGAAAAGCAGGACAGCATGCTTCTTTGTAAGCAAACCGACAGTGCAAACTGAGATTAGAATTAATATTTCCTCATAGGTTATTTTGCCCCGCTTGATGTAGGCGCAAAGAACGTAAAAGACTAGTGTGAAAACGAGGATTGCCAAAGCGTCCGCGTTTACCACAACTGTCTGGTATGAAATTTGCGGGTGCATCCCGGCAAAAAGAGTGGCCAGGTATGGGATGAAAGAGTCGGACTTACTGTCGAACACCAGGCTTGTCGTGAGGAAGATCATCCATAGCGTTGCCATCGTTATTATCAATGAGACAAACCTGCACATCAAAAGCGCCGTTTCCACAGTTTCAGGATGAAATATCCTTAAAGGCAATGCGGCCAGAAGGTAATATAATGGCGGCCTTGTGCCTGATATATCTTCTGTATGTTGCCCGATAGCCGTTTCCCGGAACAGTGTCGCCATCCTGGGAGGTTTCCTCATTTCAGCCCTTTCCCAGGCATTGGTCTCCGTCATGGAGTTTATGATCATCTCCTGGTTTGACTCTCCCTCTCCGTATCCGGCAAGTTGCAGGACGTAATCAAAGTGGTTTGGTTCGTCGTTTCCGAGCCATGGCGGGATTAGTATCGCGAACACGATTGATTTCACAAGGAGAAAACTGAAAAGTAATGTTCTTTTATCGCTCATCTGCTGCCATTCAGTTAAACTTGTTTCCTCATTTGCGCCTAATAAATAAATATCAATTCAAAAAAAGCCATACGAGACTGATACTGTATTAATCGGAATTATTAATCAATCCCTGTATAGGAAAATTTCTGAGCATATTCGACCTAGACTTTAACACTCTGAAAGGGGAAATCCCCTAAAAAAAGAATCAACCTGTTTTAAAGGATATAGTTACATTCTTCGCATTAATTTTGTTAAAATTTCTAGCTTCGCAAATATAGGAGATACGGAAATGGGAATGACGATTACAGAGAAGATACTAGCCGCCCACGCCGGAGTAGATTCGGTAAAGCCGGGAGAGCTTATAAATTGCAGGGTGGATATTGCCTTGGCCAACGATATCACCGCTCCGATAGCAATAAAGGAATTTCGCCGAATTGGGGCCAAAAAGGTGTTCGACAGGGAGAGGGTCATCCTCGTGCCGGATCACTTCGCTCCGGCAAAGGATATCGCTTCGGCAAACCAGATAAAGATGCTCTCCGATTTCGCCCGCGAACAGGAGCTCACAAACTACTGGGAT
This window contains:
- a CDS encoding DUF2142 domain-containing protein, with the protein product MSDKRTLLFSFLLVKSIVFAILIPPWLGNDEPNHFDYVLQLAGYGEGESNQEMIINSMTETNAWERAEMRKPPRMATLFRETAIGQHTEDISGTRPPLYYLLAALPLRIFHPETVETALLMCRFVSLIITMATLWMIFLTTSLVFDSKSDSFIPYLATLFAGMHPQISYQTVVVNADALAILVFTLVFYVLCAYIKRGKITYEEILILISVCTVGLLTKKHAVLLFPLVLAGITLILRGSTFKEYVIEVIKKIGFIAISVLAVAVFCEIMFPKAVIQIADRLGLALSFSYSTQDKLELLTLVKWIKGLGIIFVTFWFTYGQMIHKMSFGFYILLAIFSGGVIAGVAGKIRNSIVSDSRGEWQTPEMRVIYLCIVFISVIFISIFFTFFSPELVDRVSGRYLSYAIAPITIFAMFGINEFSRRATGFDLKKTVALFFISLNLVSLFGYLIPIYYFSLNAS
- a CDS encoding DegT/DnrJ/EryC1/StrS family aminotransferase, with the translated sequence MKFVDLSAQQGRIRSDIDRRINAVLEHGQYIMGPEIAELEKALADYLGVKHAISCSSGTDALMMALMALGIGPGDAVITTPFTFIATAEAVSLVGATPVFADIDPRTFNIDPAKIKGGIEYAKKSGLIPKGIITVDLFGLPAEYESIEAIAKEESLFLIEDACQGFGGEYRGKKLCGFGDFAATSFFPAKPLGCYGDGGALFTNDDKLAHIAKSLRIHGTGDSQYDNVRVGINGRMDSIQAAILLSKLDIFKDEVEARHRVAAKYTEGLKGVVETPFLPDGMRSGWAQYSVLSDKRDKIRGQLQKEGIPTAVYYPKPLHLQGAYATLGLSKGDFPVSENAASRIFSLPMHPYLGDKEIESVVKAIHRAVKSEG
- a CDS encoding 3-isopropylmalate dehydratase large subunit (catalyzes the isomerization between 2-isopropylmalate and 3-isopropylmalate in leucine biosynthesis); the protein is MGMTITEKILAAHAGVDSVKPGELINCRVDIALANDITAPIAIKEFRRIGAKKVFDRERVILVPDHFAPAKDIASANQIKMLSDFAREQELTNYWD
- a CDS encoding D-sedoheptulose 7-phosphate isomerase translates to MAKQYWQARIGQNIEVAQLLSGDEAILENIEKSADVIVKAYQGGGKLLLCGNGGSAADSQHIAAELVSRFYRERKALDAEALTVNSSSITAIGNDYSYDSVFSRQVEAKGRKGDVLIGISTSGNSPNVIKAIEKGNEIGMITVGLTGSRKEAAINKSASIVIGVPSSVTPRIQEMHILIGHMICEYIEEKLFP